The genome window CCTAATGTTTAGATGTCTCTATATAATAGTATGGAACATAAAGGGAACAATCAACTTAGTTTAGTGCAATGTTACATTAGAAATAAGATTATCAAAACATTTGGATAATGTATTTAGAATAGCTCTTCATACTCACTTTTTACTGTATGATACATATCTACTAAATATTaatgttattatttttaaaattttctcaatCAATTCAACTCAATGTACCCACCATGTGGGTATGCATTGTCTTCACTTTTGATCGTTCTCACTCATACCTCATCTCCTTTCACTCTTGATTGTATCTCGTTTcttttcatcatcaatcatatatcATCTTTGCCTATCATTTGTCGTACATTAATCTTATTCAACTTTTGATCATGTCTTTACCTCCTCTTGCCTTCGATTGCTCTTGGCCATGCTCCGTCTCCCTTTATCTATAGTCACACCTTATCTCCTCTCGCTTTTGACCATGCCTTGgttctttttttaatatattaaaaaaaataaatattgactTATTTTTCTTATTAATGTATTATTTATTTGCACAATTATTAATTATGCACATTCAATATGATTCCAAACCTATCGAACCTAGATGTGAAGATACAATCAAGTCCAACTAAATTTTCTACAAAATTATATTGGGAGAATGCCTAACAAAAGTTCATCCGATGCTCATGTCAATAATAGGATTCAGACGTTTCAAAGTTTAGTTGTATTATTAGCTAGAGGGAGATTGATCTTGAGacctttttataataatttatagtgataattagaagaaaaaaaaaaagagtgtttAATTCATGTGATAGTTGTGTGAGATTATCAGACATTACTCAAGAGTTGGTTTAACTATAAGGCATTTTAATTAGTATAATCACACATCATATTAATTTAACAGATCATTTAGTTTATGTGTCAAATTGATAATGCATCCGAGTTCACATAGTGCTCGTGATGATATACTATTTGATTGTCCACCTGTCAGATTCCCTTATCAATAATATAAAGTGTTCTTTATGAGATATGAGATAGACAATTGTTTAGAATGATTGATAAGTGTAAGAAAACTATTTATGAGATATATAGATGTTTGGAATGAAAATGACTAAATCAACAGTAATTGGGTAGCATAACAAAGGGTAAAGTCTAGTTTCAACAATGTGACTGTGTTATTTTTCAGTAAAACAATTATATATAGGAGTATGCTATACAATTTTGAGGTGTTTAATATCATGagatttaagaaaaaatatttttttaatttatttgtacTATCAAAGTATAATGCGATGATTAATGTAATACCATGATTAGTGTTGATATATTTTGGATTAATGTTTAGGCTCAACAAAGTTAATAGATCAATTATTATATTAAGTCGAGTTATAACAAATAAGTATTATAGTCAATTTATTATTGGACACCGTGAGGGATCTCAAAGGATTACCTATAGATAGTGAGGCTAGAGGATATGTTATAGCATAGAGTTATCACTTAAATTGGCTTCTGATGTATTATACGAAGATTCGATCCAAACTATATTAGACTATGAAGATTTTAAACTCTCGAGGAAGATTGTAATACCCAAATTTAGTCCTACCAAATATGTTATAGTTAGCTTAGGTTTAAGATTATTGAGTCAATGGTTTAGGCTCAATAAGTTAATGAGTTAGTTATCCCATGAGATTAGGCTTAATTATTTTTTACTAGTAGTTTATGCTCAATAGAGTTAACAATCAGTTATTCAATGAAAACGAGTCATAACAAATTAGTATTAGAGATGACCTACTTATGGTCATGGAAACGGATTCGAgtatgaaaatattattcatgaataGAGCGGCTGATGCGTCTTACTATagtctattttaaatatttaagttAATGATTTAGGTTCAAGTAGTTAATGACTTAATTATCCATAAGGCTAAGTCTTTATAAGTTTTTAAATAAAGTTTTTAAACGTAGATAAAATATATAACTTGAGGTGCAAAGAAAACATATATCATAAAACATTCAACGAAGATATAGTAGATAATCATCTATTGAAGTAGTGGGCATAAGATTCACATATGGatgtaaattaaattaaatagacTATGATACttattaaataccaaaagatatcaTGATATTCTTATTATAAAAACAAGAACCATACAAATAAATATTCGTATTATTGTAAGATAAATGTAATAAGTGAGATGAGACAAGATAATCAAATGGATGTGCACGATGGTGATGTTAATTGCCATGAGATGTTTCGATATCTTTTAGTGTTGTAGCAGAGGATAAATTATTATTCATCAAACTTAACTAGCCATATGTCCCGTAACAGTGGTGTCCTAAGGAGAGATTCCTCACAAAAATATAAATAGAAAGAAATTTAATAAATGTTCTATTTGTCTTGAAAACAAGATTGAAAaagcaaaaaaatatttgaaagatTAAAGATTCAAGAGAGATGAGAGTTATGTAGATattgtataatttatatttagAGCTATATTATCCTTGACAATAATACAACTTAATCCTTCGAGTAGAGATATATTTTGTGTATCTAATGTGACATGATAAGAAGCAACATAGTCAATCAATAATCCTTTAAGTATCCTTAATTTCTCTTAAAAAAGTTTCTTGCACCACTATGGAATATGTAGCTTGTATGACAATTTTAATTTGATTTATCTTAGAGATCTTGGGTTTATTAAACCTTGTTAGTCCGATAAATTTTTTTCTATCtcgaatataatattaaaaaggaTTTGAATGCTCTTAGAttatatttagaattttatcCACTATCCACTatcatattataaatttatttatatactATTACcatatgttttatatttataattttttttactttgtatACTATTATCACATAATATTTGTATGTACTATTACCTATTTTAAAGGAATTATTCTATAAAATGATGATGTGACAGTTAAATAGGTGGACCGGTAATAATGGTAGGGAGTTTACATGTCAATTTTGCATTGTAGGTCGATTTCTTTCTCCACATTAGGTCAAAGATTCGGTTGATCGGATGAGAGCTACAGAGGAATTGGAACGCGACGACTGAACGTCGTGGGGGACGACACATGGAATGGTCAGAACTGGGAACCCATTGTTGGCAACACCTCAGTCATGGGGGGGCGGCCCCAACGCATGCCATTGAAGCGTAGACAAGCAAAAAGAAGAAGAGTCACGAGCTCACGTACTTCCAAGCACCAAATCTGAAACTCCCACCATCCTCCtcctcacctctctctctctaagaagaAGACTCACGAGCTCACGTACTTGCAAGCACCAAATCTGAAACTCCCACCATCCTCCtcctcacctctctctctctctctctctctctctctctctctctctcacacacacacacacacacagtgcTGTGTTGTGTTCAGGAGTTGCAAACAGGTTTCTGCTGCTTCGCAGATGCCTTATTGTTTACTCAACTTCTTTGGTGTGGTGATACCCTACAGAAGGCCGCACAAGTTAAACAACAAATATAGCATAGACTTGCTAGTTCGGTGATGCACTCAAAGCTGTCAAGAACTGCTGTTTCATGAATCAATCATTCACATAGAGACAAGGGCGTGTCTCTCTTCAGATCCACAACCAACATGTCTTTACCGCGCGATACGCTACATTAATGCATGGAAACCTCAGAGCAACCTCGGGTATGTTCATGGAGAAGATAAATAATTATTGCCTTGTTACAAGTGTGGACATCTCGCCATTCCGAACCTCCAAAAAGCTCATGCTGCTTGCATTTTTTGCTCCCGAGTTCTCTTCCGAGTCAAAAGCCTCTTACTAACCACACTCGAGACGTTGGTGAATGCAGTGCTGTGTGCAGCTCGATGCATGGGCGAGGCTTTAACACCGCGCTCTAGATCTGCATCCATGAGGACCATCTCTGGCTTCCTTGGATGCTGTAAAGTAGTTTCCTTCGACACCAATCCATGCACTCTTAGCATGCATAATGCAGAAAAGATCGGGCATCTTGTGAATGTAAGCAAAACCACAGTGTATTAATGGATTGGGCCAGCTTGCAAGACTGTCAGTGCAGTTGCCTCACTCTCCGGACTAATCGGCTTCTTCACGTGAACCCTAGTCGAGCATTCCCTTCAAACGCTATATATGTCACGTTTCTCACTCTCGAAACCTTCCACACCAAACACTGGGAGTGGATCCCTCAGCAATGGACTCCTCCAATACCTCAGCCGTCCTCATAGCCTTCATGCTCTTGCTCTACTCCACTGCGCCCATTGTTTCCGGCGGCTACTGCCCCCCTCCCATGCATAAGCCACCTAGATCCAAACACCACAGGCCTAGGTCTCCTGGAGGCCCTCCCACAGGAAGACCACCTATCACAGTGCCGCCGGTCATCGGTAACCCGCCGTTCACCTTCCCGCCAGTGATCGGAGGACCGCCTGTTACGGTTCCCCCGGGCATCGGTGGGCCTCCGGGTACCAACCCACCGGGGAACAATCCTTCCGTTCCTTCTCCGGGTGCGCCGGGGTCGACGACGACATGCCCCGTGGACACCATCAGGATCGGCGCGTGCGTTGATCTGCTGGGTGGTCTCGTGCGCGTCGTCATCGGTGATCCGGTGGTGAATCAGTGCTGTCCGTTGCTGCAAGGACTCCTGGAGCTCGAGGCTGCAGTATGCTTGTGCACCAGCATTAGGCTGAGGCTTCTCAACATCAACATCTACCTGCCACTGGCACTGCAGCTGCTGATTACGTGCGGGATTACTCCTCCTCCTGGTTTCACGTGCACCGTTAATTAGAACCGAGTCCGGCTTCCTCACCTCGAGTTAAGACTCTACACTTGTTTAGATTCCAAACCACTCGAGCATCTGAAccttctttcttccttcttctgaTATGCTTTTCTTCTCGATATGTAGCAGGTCGACAGAGAGTATCGTATCTTACTAGCAGATGAGTAATGGATGCAGGTGTGATTATTTTAACGCAGCTTCTTGTGGCAATGTGTTTGTGGTTGGTTTCATCAGTTAACGGAGTGAaggaatgcatgcatgcatgcatgcatgcatttccTCGTGTCCTCAGGATGTTGTAATGGAATCCAATAAAGAGTTGTCGAGATGTGGATTGTACGCTGCCAGTGCAAGTATTGGCTCTTGCTGAATCCTAAGTGCACTCTCCACTGTTCGGTGTCGGAGCTACCGGACCTCATCAGCCACATTCATCACTGATTTCTTCTGGGTTTCATCATGGACCCCAAAAAGGAGTTTTTACTGACCAAACATGATAATATCTTCGCAACCTTGACAGAACTCTATTGTTGGAGTCAGCACGAGCTTTGATACATAAATGAACTTAGAAAGAAAAATTAGATCTGAAATCACGTACGGGGACTCTTAATTATATTGAATGATCGATATTCCATTGTCAAGAATACCCTTGAGAATATTATCTCATGTTGATATACGATAGTCTCCATGTCATGTTGTTTCGATCTCATCAAATTAATTAATAGGTCACCATATTCATGAAATTACTTCGTGATTATTAGTTATATTCACAATTCAAATTATTCTCTGTCTTTAGTAGGCAAACAAAAATAGTCGATAAGATGAAACCTACTGAACATAGAGACGCTTGCTTTCGATCACGTCCGTTCGATTCCCGACTCGAAGATCCTGAAATCTCGTCCGTCGATCTGGCCGTGCCGCAGATTGGCGTTAGCCTTCGATATCCGGGAAAGATGTGGcgtgaattttttttgtttatattgttaTTTTATTGTAAAATTAGGACACACAGCAACTTTCCGGAAAAACCCCTTTGCTTATTCAAAAACAcagaatattttacttttatacacAAATGAAGAAAGAGAGATTAAAAGGGCTACCATAAACAAAAGGTTAGATGTTTTGCATATTTACTCTGCAAAAAAAGCTTTTTTCTCCTTATAGAATTTGATTAAATGTATATCCTTGACAATtaagattattatatatatatatatatatatttatctaaaAAGAAATCTGAAATTGGACGATCGATTGAAATGGAGTCATCTATTAGAATTTCTAAAAGCTAAGGGGTGTTTTTGTAAACAATCATTAAAAAACAATTAATAATTAAAAGTAATATAACAATAAGGAAATTATAAATTGGGCGGTACATTCTCCTTCGCCGGCCTCTTTCCACGGTAAAGCGAGTCTCCGAAAGAGGATTGGAATTCCTCTCATGTGAAGGCAAACCTCCGCCCTTTCGCCTTCCCTCTCCGTTGATCTCCGAGATCGGGTACTTTTATCTCGTCTCTCGCTTGTTGGTTCGATCGATGCGGTCTTGCGACCGAGAATTCGATCTGTTGACCTTCTTTTGTGTCACGTTCTTCGGGTTTTATGCCTGGATTTTGTTAAAATTTGATTGAATCTGAGGAGTTCGCGCGTCGTCGAGGGTTTTGATCTTTGCAATTTTCCTATTAGGGTTGCTGTTGGTGTTTATCGTAGCGCAGATTAGGGTTCGGACGGGATTTCCCTGACGATTATGGGGAAAGATTTCCCTGGCGATTATTGATTTTGAAAGGGTGGTGCGGTATGAAACCTCTCTTGATAGATTTCTAGATCTCGTGAATCTTGATATTCTATGGGATTTGTTTATGATTTCGTAGTGGATTCTTACTAATGGATTTATGTGTATGTCATTCCAAGCTGCCTCAGCTGTTGTTAGGTGCGATAGCTATAGGGTTTTTCTTGATAGCGGGTTGCAGTATTAAGGGCTTGGTAAGTTAAGAACATGTTTTGCTGGGGTTTGGGCTTCTTGGGATTGATTAGTGAACTTGAGAGGGAGGAGTAAGAGAACATGTACATGTTATTTGTTCATTTTCTGAATGTTTTGGTTTTTCTTTCTTGCTAACTATCATGCCATAAAAAATACTGGTAATTTGTTGTATGATATCGTGGTAAATTCTTAAGCTTGCAATGGCGTTGATGTGGTATagttgttttttattttctctagGTAGCATTTGCATTTGTTCTATGGGTGATGATCTTTCAGTGGATGGCACAGCTCTATCTTCTTGGGATCTTGCACAACGACGATATGACAAGGTACTTATTCATTCCTTGCTTAATGTGCTGGAACAATTGTAGGCTCAGATTTTTATCATGTTGGAAGTTGTTGTTAACTGCTTGCTTATTATATTGAGTTGGCTACATACGGGATATTCAGGATTTCTTTAGTTAGACCATATCGTAGGATATTAGTCTGGTGGAAGCGTATAGACTGCTTGCAATATAAACTATCCATATCATT of Musa acuminata AAA Group cultivar baxijiao chromosome BXJ2-3, Cavendish_Baxijiao_AAA, whole genome shotgun sequence contains these proteins:
- the LOC103977260 gene encoding 36.4 kDa proline-rich protein-like yields the protein MDSSNTSAVLIAFMLLLYSTAPIVSGGYCPPPMHKPPRSKHHRPRSPGGPPTGRPPITVPPVIGNPPFTFPPVIGGPPVTVPPGIGGPPGTNPPGNNPSVPSPGAPGSTTTCPVDTIRIGACVDLLGGLVRVVIGDPVVNQCCPLLQGLLELEAAVCLCTSIRLRLLNINIYLPLALQLLITCGITPPPGFTCTVN